The Syntrophaceae bacterium genomic interval CGAGACCCGTTTCCTTCGCTACGGCCTGCAGCGCCTCCGGACGGCGGCAGGCGGGGCCGAGCTGATCCTGACGACCACGTCCGACAAGTCCATCGTCTACAAGGCGGACCGGCCGGAGAACCTCCGGTGGGTCCTGAAGGACTTCAGCCTGAAAACACCGGGGGCCCGCTTTGTCGATTTCGAGGAATTCGTCAGGCGTTCGCCGGACGGGCGGAAATTCTACCTGGACTTTGACGACCACTGGTCGTCGGCGGGACATGCAGCGGCGGCAGGAATGATTCTTCCGGCCCTCCGGTCGGAGAGCCGGTGAATCGGTACTGCTGAGGTTTCCTGGACGGACGGCCCGTCACTGCGGGCAGGACAGGACGATCTTCTTTCCGAAACCCGCTTCCGGAGACGCCGATGTCCGGTGAACGCGGGAACTGTCGCCGCAATGCCACTCGGCCGTGTAATCCTTTCCGCATCCCACAACCGGATCACCGATCACCTGGTAATTGATCGTGTATTCGCAGCGGGACTTGCCATCGCAGGCCCGGGCAAGGTGTTCCGTCTTGTTTCCGTGAGAAGCGCCGCAGTTCCTTCCGTATGTGCCTGCGACGACCTGGATCCGGTTACCCGACACCGACGGCGGCGTCGCAGCGGCGGCGTCTCCCTGGAAGTGGATGCTCCGGATCCCGTACGTGGGTCCCTTCAGGCTGACCGTCTGGGATGACCCGTCGTCGTAAACGATCACCAACTGGTCCGCCCCGAATGCCGGCCCGTATGACAGGATCAGGCCCAGCAGCAGGAAAAGCAGTGCAGATTTCTTCATGTCTGGTTCCTCCTCTAGAAAACAAAAAAATGGTTTCCGCCTGTGGCAGGGCGTCCCGGGCTTATCTCTCCCCGTTCCGCTTCGTTGCCAGGAAGGCGGCGACGGCCGCCTGAATCGATTCCTTCTCGCAGATGAAGGAGAAGTGGCCGCAGTCTCCGGCCAGCTCCAGCGTCTCCGCGCCCAGGAACCGGGCCCATTCCCGGGCCGGTCCGGGCTGGACCATCCGATCCTCTTTCGCCCAGATGACGAGGTTCCGCGCCTTCACGGTTCTCGCGGCCTCCTCCGGCGAGTTCCTGAAGCTGCGGTAGACGTCCTGGGACATGATCGCCTCGACCTGGGACGCCCAGTTCTCGGCATCGTACGTCGTGATGATCTTTTCGGACTCTGCGAGGAACTGGGGCATGGCTTCCGGACGGATGCGGGCGTTCAGGTTCGCCGGCGTCCAGGCGTTGAGGTTATGGACGGCCGTGATGGCCTTCATGGCCTTGAGTCCTCCCCCTTCGATGCCCCGGGTCGAGCGGATGATGTCGAGCTGGGCCTGCCAGAGAAGGAGGTCGTACGCGGTCTGCCTGGGCGTACCCACGACGGCCACGACCCAATCGGCGGACCCGGGATGGGAAACGGACCATTGAAAGGCGTTGAAGGCCCCCATCGAGATGCCCATGACACCTTTGAGGCGGGACAGTCCCAGGTGGTCCGTTACAAGACGGTGCTGGGCCGCCACGAGATCCCGGGCCGAGAAGCGGGGGAACGTTTCTCCAGGCTGGCTTTTGCTGTTGGACGGCGAGGAAGAAACCCCGTTGCCGAAGGCATCCACGGCCACAATGAAGTATTTCGAGCTGTCCGCCATTTTCCCCGGGCCGATGTATCCCAGCGACGCGAGGTCTTCCGACGTTCCGGACAGCCAGGTCGCAAACAGGACCGTGTTGGATTTCTCCAGGTTGAGGGTGCCGAAGGTGCGGTATCCCACCCGGCAGTCCCGGATCGTCTGTCCACTTTCCAGATTGCATTCGCCGAGATCGGCATACTGCAGCTCCCCGTCGGCCCGCACGGAACCGGGCAGGAGCAGCAGTGCCGAGATCAAAACCGCAAGAATGCGGATCGATTTCATGCTTTTTTGTCCTCCTCTTTTTCGATGACGCCCAGAATGCCGAAGACCGTCTCCAGTCGCCGCTCCCAGGTGTGCTCCCGGCGGGCCCGTTCGAACCCGCGGCGGCGAATCTCCTCCGCCTCGTCCGGATGGGTCAGGAGATGGCGGATCTTCGCTGCCAGGTCGTCCGGGTTTTGCCAGGTGACGATCTCCCGGCCGATGTCATAGGCCCGGGCCAGTTCCGGGTGGTCTTCCGTCAGGTAGAGCCCGCCGCTCATGGGGATCTCGAAATCCCGCCCCTTCAGGCAGAAAGCCTCCGTATGTCCCTCCACCCCGCCGAAGCCCAGGTTGATCCGGCTCTGCGAGTAGAGCTTCACCATGTCTTCCACGGGCAGCGGCCCTGCGGGCCAGCCGGGCCCGAAGGCCTCCACGGCGATGCCCCGGCGGCTCAGGTGATCGATCACGGCGGGCCGGTTCCCGTAGTACTGGCCGACAAAGGAGACGTCGAGGATTTTCTCCACGTCGAAGGGCCGGTGGACGGAGGGATTCGCCCCCTCGGGCAGGTAGATCGGCCGCCCCCCCTGGACGCAGTACTTGATCACGGCGTCTCCGGTGCTGGTCCAGGAGAGGTCGATCCAGCGGCAGATGTCGCGGTTGCCCGCGGCGCGGCCGTCCCGGGTGCGGCCGACGAAGCCCTCCTTGTCGTTGAGGGCCAGGTTGACCGTCGGGATATCGAGGCGATGGACTGCTTCCATCGTCTCCGGGAAGACATGTTCGCCCGAGAGGTAGAAGAATATTGCATCGGCCTCACCGGCTTTCCTCCTTTCCCGGATCCAGGCGAGGAGATCCCGGTTCATGGCCGCTTTCATCCCGCCGTGCCGGTCATCGCCCTCGGCGTTGAAACGGCCGGACCAGTCGTAGCGATGGACCGTTCCAAACATGGCAAGCGACGGGGTGAGGGCTTCGTCTTCCCAGTTGAAATTGCGGTAGACGGCGAGGATGTGAAGGGCGCCTCTGGCCTTCGGCTGCAGGCCGGGGAAGCGGGCCTTGAAGGTGCCGCGGAGGGCCGCCTCGTCGGGGATCGCGAGATTCCGGCGTCGAAAGCGATCCTCGTACTCCTCCTGTTCCCGGACGAGCCGCCGGTCGTTTCTCCACCGCCAGAATCGGTTTCGCAGTGTCCGGAAAAGGTCGGTCATGGATGGCCTCCGCAGGCCGGTTTCACATTCTTCAGTCGTCTCCCCGCTGATTCCGCCGGGGCACCGGGGCTGTCACGGGGGCGAGCTCCTGAACGGGAGAGGGACTTCCCTCGCGCTCAGGAGCGTTTTTTCGACCCTGCAGCGTCTCGCTCCACTGCAAAGTCATAACTCGCGCCTGGCGGCGCTCAGACAGATGACTTTGCGGGCGCTGCGCTGCGACGGCAGGGTACCCCGAAAAAGCCGCTATTCGCGCTCCGGGAAGCCCCCTCCCCGACCGACGTTCGCGGGGGCGCGACCGGGGGTTTCCAGAGGAGCAATTGGGACTTTTTTCCCATCCCTCCAGCCTGACGGACCGTCGACGACGGATCGCGGGAAAAAACGTCCGCGACGGCGGAAGCCCCCGTGGCAGCCCCCGCGCCATCACCCTCGAAACCGCGGGCAGTGCCCGAGCGGGCTGTTCAAAAATGCCCGGATGCAAGGCCCCCGAAATCCTGAACCATGAGTCGTAACCTTTTCGGTACGTCGGACGGCGAAGGATGAGGGAAAAGCGGCAGACGGGTGTTTTTCAAAAGCCCGACCGGAAACGTTTTCGCGATGGCGGCACGTCCCCGTGGCAGCCCCCGTATGCCCGTTTTGCGCGGTGAACCGTTTGAAAACACGAAAACGTTTCTGTTATTTCCACAGTGTGAACAACCTCGCCCCGTTCGACTTGTCCACCCGGTCGTTCATCATGTTGAGGACATGCCCCGCGTCGACGGCGGGAACGCCAAAGCGGCGGGCCGCGTCCACGCAGACCGGCAGGGCGCCGATGCCCGCCCCGACCAGGAGCAGGTCCATCCCGGCCGGGACACGGCCGAGGACCTCCTCTTTCATATCGTGCCAGCGGGTGGCGACATAGCTGTTCGGGATGTCGACCAGCTCGATCTGCGGGCGGCTCCCGTGGCCTTCGAACCAGCGGGCGCAGGCGGCGCCGTCGCTGTCGGAATTGAGGATGGCCAGCCTGCGGCCGTCCATCAGGCGGGCGAAGGCTGCCGAGGAGAAATAGGCGTAGACGGCATAGAAGGGGACGTAGTTCTCTCCCGTCAGCGGGATCCCCGTTTCCTCCAGGTAGCGCAGAAAGGTCGTAGCCGAGGGCCGGCGGCGCCAGCGCTTGAACAGCGCCTTCCAGCCTGCGGTGGGTTCTTCGATGTTGCCCGGGAAGACGAGGGGGGCGAGGAGGCCCGTCCGTGCCAGTTCCCGAAGAGCCTCCGCGTGCAAGGGGAGGGCATCGCGGATGGCGGATTGCGATTCCGCCTGCTGGTAGAGGCCGTTGCAGGCCAGGTCAAAATGATAGAATGCGTACTCGCCGTCGGCAAAGCGGACGACGGGCAAAGGCTTGCGGCGGGCAATGGCGCCGGCGACCCGGTCGCCGAGACGCTTCACGTAGTCGGTCCCCGAAGCTATGTCCCGGTGGAACAGGCAGGTTTCTTCCCGGATCATCTTCGGGTCGTTCACCCGGAAGACGGGATCGTTGTCGATGCCGGAAATGTCGAGCTTTCGGAAGGAAAAGGCTCCGCCGGAGGTGAGCCGCTCGATCGGATCGGGTGTCTTCACGGAATGTCCCTCAAGTCGATGGTCCTTCAGACGCCGGCGATGACATCGCGGAGGATCCGGTAGTCCGTCAGTACGGGATAGCGGGGAAGGGGCTCCGCAGAGACAACCATGGCCAGGGGAATCTTCAGGGCCGACGATTCGCGGTAGTGGACGTGCAGCTCCTTCCAGGGGATCCGTCCATCCTTGTGGAGGGTCCGGATGTCCGCCAGGAAATCGTGGCGCTTCCAGTTCTCCACGAGGACGAACCAGCGGGTTGCCGCCCCGAACAGGTTCGCCAGGGCATTCCGGTGGTTCTGCCGGATGTGCATGATCACCGCCTGGGTGAAGGCCGCCTCGACCCGGGGCAGCTCGAGGCTTCCGGGTTCCGCCGTCAGGTCCCGGGGCTCGACCCAGGCCGGGAGATCCGGGTGCCGCCTCCGGAGGAGGGCCACCTGGCCGTCGGACACGTCGACGCCATGCAGGCGGAATTTCGGATTCAGTACGTGGAGGTTGTGCAGGTGGTCTCCGCCCCCGCACCCCCCCTCCAGGATCGAATCGGGAGACAGCTGGAGGAGCGTCTCGTACGTGATGTGGTAGTTCGGATGGAGGGGCTTGATGTCCCGCTGGAGATTCAGGCGCTCGCCGTCGAAGGCGTAATCCCCTTCCCGGAGGATCAGGGTGTGATCCCGGGCGATGTCGTCCAGGCCCTCCCTGTAGATCTCCGAGTAAAACTGCCAGTCGTAGTCGTCGGGGGCCTTCCTGCCCGTCCGGAGCATCTTGAAGAATTTGCGGATGTGATACAGCCGGTCGGCCGTTGTGCCCATGATCAATCCCCTACCAGATCTTTTCGAAGTCTGCCGGTTCCCAGCGGTGATTCCGCTCCTGGAACGTGCTGGTGCGCGTGTCCGCACGGAAGTGGTCCACCAGCGTCCGGTTGAACAGGCGATAGAGCCAGGCGATGGGCGTCAGGAAAAGGAAGAAGATCAGCGTCAGGAGGATCCTGGAGTTGATGCGGCCGATCCACTGGGCGAATGCGAGCCAGCCCTTTGCGATCGCCGTTGTCAGACGGTTCTCGAAGGTGTTCGCCACGGCCAGGAAGACTGCCGCCCACAGGAGCCAGCGGCTGCCGAAGATCAGAAAGGCAATCAGGAGCGCCAGCGTGAGAACGTGGATCGTCTGGAATATGCCCA includes:
- a CDS encoding alpha/beta fold hydrolase, translating into MKSIRILAVLISALLLLPGSVRADGELQYADLGECNLESGQTIRDCRVGYRTFGTLNLEKSNTVLFATWLSGTSEDLASLGYIGPGKMADSSKYFIVAVDAFGNGVSSSPSNSKSQPGETFPRFSARDLVAAQHRLVTDHLGLSRLKGVMGISMGAFNAFQWSVSHPGSADWVVAVVGTPRQTAYDLLLWQAQLDIIRSTRGIEGGGLKAMKAITAVHNLNAWTPANLNARIRPEAMPQFLAESEKIITTYDAENWASQVEAIMSQDVYRSFRNSPEEAARTVKARNLVIWAKEDRMVQPGPAREWARFLGAETLELAGDCGHFSFICEKESIQAAVAAFLATKRNGER
- a CDS encoding glycosyltransferase, yielding MTDLFRTLRNRFWRWRNDRRLVREQEEYEDRFRRRNLAIPDEAALRGTFKARFPGLQPKARGALHILAVYRNFNWEDEALTPSLAMFGTVHRYDWSGRFNAEGDDRHGGMKAAMNRDLLAWIRERRKAGEADAIFFYLSGEHVFPETMEAVHRLDIPTVNLALNDKEGFVGRTRDGRAAGNRDICRWIDLSWTSTGDAVIKYCVQGGRPIYLPEGANPSVHRPFDVEKILDVSFVGQYYGNRPAVIDHLSRRGIAVEAFGPGWPAGPLPVEDMVKLYSQSRINLGFGGVEGHTEAFCLKGRDFEIPMSGGLYLTEDHPELARAYDIGREIVTWQNPDDLAAKIRHLLTHPDEAEEIRRRGFERARREHTWERRLETVFGILGVIEKEEDKKA
- a CDS encoding class I SAM-dependent methyltransferase, whose amino-acid sequence is MGTTADRLYHIRKFFKMLRTGRKAPDDYDWQFYSEIYREGLDDIARDHTLILREGDYAFDGERLNLQRDIKPLHPNYHITYETLLQLSPDSILEGGCGGGDHLHNLHVLNPKFRLHGVDVSDGQVALLRRRHPDLPAWVEPRDLTAEPGSLELPRVEAAFTQAVIMHIRQNHRNALANLFGAATRWFVLVENWKRHDFLADIRTLHKDGRIPWKELHVHYRESSALKIPLAMVVSAEPLPRYPVLTDYRILRDVIAGV